Proteins encoded together in one Chitinophaga lutea window:
- the xth gene encoding exodeoxyribonuclease III produces the protein MRIATYNVNGVNGRLPVLLRWLEETTPDVVCLQELKAPQEKFPEQAIRDAGYDVAWHGQKSWNGVAILSRVGEIKELRRALPGDPDDVNSRYIEAVVNGILIGCLYLPNGNPAPGPKFDYKLSWFKRLIAHSKDLLAQDLPVVLTGDYNVMPTELDVYKPEKWVDDALFRPETRAAFHELVAQGWTDALRKLYPDEKIYTFWDYFRNAFGRDAGLRIDHFLLSPQLAPRLKKAGVDKHVRGWEKSSDHAPVWIELKG, from the coding sequence ATGAGAATAGCGACTTATAACGTGAACGGCGTCAACGGCCGCCTGCCCGTATTGCTCCGCTGGCTGGAAGAAACCACCCCGGATGTTGTTTGCCTGCAGGAGCTGAAAGCCCCGCAGGAGAAATTCCCCGAACAGGCCATCCGCGATGCCGGGTACGATGTGGCCTGGCATGGCCAGAAAAGCTGGAACGGCGTAGCCATCCTCTCCCGCGTGGGCGAGATCAAAGAACTGCGCCGTGCGCTGCCCGGCGACCCGGACGATGTGAACAGCCGCTACATCGAAGCAGTGGTGAACGGCATCCTCATCGGCTGCCTCTACCTGCCCAATGGCAACCCCGCACCAGGCCCCAAATTCGATTATAAGCTCAGCTGGTTCAAACGCCTCATTGCACACTCCAAAGACCTCCTGGCGCAGGACCTGCCCGTGGTGCTCACCGGCGACTACAACGTAATGCCCACCGAGCTCGACGTATACAAACCGGAAAAATGGGTCGACGATGCCCTGTTCCGCCCCGAAACCCGCGCCGCCTTCCATGAACTGGTGGCGCAGGGCTGGACGGACGCCCTCCGCAAACTGTACCCCGATGAAAAAATCTATACCTTCTGGGATTATTTCCGCAACGCCTTCGGCCGCGATGCCGGCCTGCGCATCGACCATTTCCTGCTGAGCCCGCAGCTGGCGCCTCGGCTGAAAAAAGCGGGCGTCGACAAACACGTGCGCGGATGGGAGAAATCGAGCGATCATGCGCCCGTATGGATTGAGTTGAAAGGTTAA
- a CDS encoding cysteine-rich CWC family protein: protein MISIAVENILRVGIAAVYGLYNKVRNVSWVIKASRQQNYGVLFAGKGLNSFRMCEHEKKSCPRCKAGFECKVGSILLCQCTTVALTQEERDFIASRYADCLCAGCLREMKSEHHQQAFQKQLYGISPLLFKRPDTT from the coding sequence ATGATAAGCATTGCGGTGGAAAATATTTTACGGGTCGGCATAGCGGCGGTTTATGGGTTGTACAACAAGGTACGAAATGTTTCGTGGGTAATCAAAGCCTCCAGGCAACAAAATTATGGGGTGCTATTTGCCGGTAAAGGCTTAAATTCATTCCGTATGTGTGAACACGAAAAAAAGTCCTGTCCGCGCTGTAAGGCCGGTTTTGAATGCAAGGTAGGCTCCATCCTGCTCTGCCAGTGCACGACGGTGGCTTTAACGCAGGAGGAACGGGATTTTATAGCCTCCCGGTATGCGGATTGCCTTTGTGCGGGTTGCCTCCGCGAAATGAAATCTGAACACCATCAGCAGGCATTTCAGAAGCAACTGTACGGGATATCTCCACTGCTGTTCAAACGCCCGGATACAACATAA